The Mucilaginibacter sp. PAMB04168 genome contains the following window.
CCTGCCCTGTGGCTGTTTTGCCCGGCATTTGTGCACAAGCCCAAAATGATAACAGTAAGCCTGCGCTTAAAAGCAGTAGTTTTTTCATAATAGCAGAAGACCTTTACTAGCCAAAAATACTGCTTAACACGGGCAATATATGCCATTAACAAAAACTTAACAATAGCTTATTAATTAGCAAACTTAAGGCGCGATTTTATGATCGAATCGCGCTGGGCGGGTGTAAGCTTGTAATTAAAGTTAAACAAAGCGCCTTCCCAATCGCCATAAGACGGATTTGGGAGTACAATATATTTGCTGCCAAACTGCCGCGTAAGTTGTCTAGTGGTGGCGTTCCGGCTTTGCTCTGCCGGATGGTTATCATACAGCTTATCAAAATCGGCCAGGTTATCGCCGCATAGCAATATAATATTATACTTGTTCAGCACCTGCAACCGGCGGCTCTCCTTGCTTGAACTGCCCAATTTAAGCATTAAGTGTTCTGTATCGGCGTTGGGCATGTTGTAGCGTTGCAGGTTTTTTAAAGTGCCGTTACGTTCATCTTCATCGCGGTTGGTGATGTAAAATACCGTTACACCTTTGCTGGCGGCGTATTTAAAAAAGCCCGGTGCTCCGGCAACGGTGTCACAATCGGCTTTGGCGGTCCACTGTTTCCAGGTGGCTGCATCATATTCCTGGTTATTGAAAGCACGCTGTGCATCATAAGGGCTGTTGTCTAATACTGTTTCATCAATATCAGTTACTACAGCCAATGGCTTAGTGCCGGGGTTTTTAAGTGCTTCATCTAACCGCAGTTTAGCCAGGTTATAAGCCTGAAAACACAGCGCCCTGTATTCGGCCGCCCGTTGCTGCCATAAAGATGCCCATACCTTGCCGTTATTTACGGTCGAGGCACCTGGAGTAGTTACCGTAGTGCGGGTAGCACTGCAGGCAGACAGTATAGTGAGACTTATAAGAAAGCAGGAGTAGCGATTGTTCATGATAACTATTTTGTAGTGCCAAAGCTACTCAAACCGCTGCTAAACAAAAAGGTCATTGCTTCAATGAAGTAGCAATGACCTTGTGTTATAATATATGAAACCCTTACAACAACTCGGGTTTTACTTTTTCGGTGAATTGCCGGGCAAACTTGTTAAGCTTGGGCTGAATTACAAAAGCGCAGTAAGGCTTGGTTGGGTTATCATTAAAATAGTTTTGATGATAATCTTCGGCCTCGTAAAATTCGCCGATGGGCGTTACCTCAGTTACAATTGGTTTGTCAAACACGTGCTCATTGGTGAGGCGTTCGATCATGGCTTCGGCCTGCTGCTTTTGATCATCGTTATGATAAAAAATAGCCGAACGATATTGTGTGCCCACATCATTGCCCTGGCGGTTAAGCGTGGTAGCATCATGTGTTTTAAAGAACACCAGCAATAGTTCCTCAAAGCTTACCTCGTCGGCATCATAGTTCAGTTCAATTACTTCGGCATGGCCGGTATCACCCTCGCAAACCTGCATGTAGGTTGGGTTATCAACATGGCCGCCTGTATATCCTGACCGTACACTTTGTACGCCTTTAACTGCTTGAAAAATGGCCTCGGTACACCAAAAGCAACCGTTGCCAAATGTGGCTTTCTGTAAGTTCATAACCTTAGTGTACGAAAAGTATGCCAGTTTAATTTCACGTCAGTCGGCTACGTGTAAGTTTGTTTATAAGGCGCTATTTTTAGTTATGGTTTTTTATTATGGGAATTGGCTGGTGATTGGCCTAAAATTAAAAAGCCGGTTTTGCCGGCTTTTTAATTTTACAGAGGAGTACTTCAATTTACAGAGAAGCCATATCTATCACAAAGCGGTAATGTACATCACCAGCCAGGGTGCGCTCGTAAGCTTCGTTAATCTGGCTAATGTCTATCACTTCCACATCTGACGTTATGTTATGTTCTGCGCAGTAATCAAGCATTTCCTGGGTCTCTTTGATACCACCAACCAGCGAGCCAACCAGGCTGCGGCGGCCCATAATTAGTGGGAACGCCGCCACCGGCGATGGTTCTGCAGGTGCTCCTAATAATATCATCACTCCATCCGTTTTAAGCAAAGCCAGATATTCATTATAATCGTGCTGTGCCGATACAGTGTCGATAATAAAATCGAAGCTATTGGCCAGGCCTGCCATCGTGTCTTTATCGGTGGTAAGCTTAAAGTGGTGCGCACCTAACTCGGTAGCATCTTTCTCTTTACTTGCCGAACGACTTAACATTGTTACCTCAGCACCCATAGATGCCGCCAGCTTAACGGCCATGTGCCCTAAACCGCCTAATCCTACAACGGCCAACTTATCGCCCGCTTTTACACCCCAGTGGCGCAACGGCGAGTAAGTTGTTATGCCGGCGCATAGTAATGGCGCTACTTTTTCGAGGGGCAACTTGTCTGATACGGAAAGAACGAAGTGCTGCGTAACCACAATATGGCTTGAGTAACCGCCCTTGGTAACGTACTGTTTATCCTGACTTAAGGAGTTATAGGTTTGCGTATGCCCGTTTTCGCAGTATTGTTCAAGGTCGTTGTTGCAATTTGTACAATGCCTGCACGAATCAACAAAGCAGCCAACACCAACTGTGTCGCCTTCTTTAAACCGTGTAACGTTATTGCCTACACGGGTAACTTTACCCACAATTTCGTGACCAGGAACGGCTGGGTAAACTGTACCGCCCCACTCATTACGGGCGGTATGAATGTCAGAGTGGCAAACGCCACAATATAATATTTCAATCTCCACATCTTCTGCTTGAGGTTCGCGTCGTTCAAACGAGTATGGAGAAAGAGGTTGGTCTGCTGCAGGTGCAGCATATGCTTTTACTAAGGTCATAAATGTATTGTTTTTGCAAAAATGAACAGTTAGCGTTTAACTTTTGCTTGCGCA
Protein-coding sequences here:
- a CDS encoding 5'-nucleotidase, lipoprotein e(P4) family, coding for MNNRYSCFLISLTILSACSATRTTVTTPGASTVNNGKVWASLWQQRAAEYRALCFQAYNLAKLRLDEALKNPGTKPLAVVTDIDETVLDNSPYDAQRAFNNQEYDAATWKQWTAKADCDTVAGAPGFFKYAASKGVTVFYITNRDEDERNGTLKNLQRYNMPNADTEHLMLKLGSSSKESRRLQVLNKYNIILLCGDNLADFDKLYDNHPAEQSRNATTRQLTRQFGSKYIVLPNPSYGDWEGALFNFNYKLTPAQRDSIIKSRLKFAN
- the msrA gene encoding peptide-methionine (S)-S-oxide reductase MsrA, producing the protein MNLQKATFGNGCFWCTEAIFQAVKGVQSVRSGYTGGHVDNPTYMQVCEGDTGHAEVIELNYDADEVSFEELLLVFFKTHDATTLNRQGNDVGTQYRSAIFYHNDDQKQQAEAMIERLTNEHVFDKPIVTEVTPIGEFYEAEDYHQNYFNDNPTKPYCAFVIQPKLNKFARQFTEKVKPELL
- a CDS encoding NAD(P)-dependent alcohol dehydrogenase; amino-acid sequence: MTLVKAYAAPAADQPLSPYSFERREPQAEDVEIEILYCGVCHSDIHTARNEWGGTVYPAVPGHEIVGKVTRVGNNVTRFKEGDTVGVGCFVDSCRHCTNCNNDLEQYCENGHTQTYNSLSQDKQYVTKGGYSSHIVVTQHFVLSVSDKLPLEKVAPLLCAGITTYSPLRHWGVKAGDKLAVVGLGGLGHMAVKLAASMGAEVTMLSRSASKEKDATELGAHHFKLTTDKDTMAGLANSFDFIIDTVSAQHDYNEYLALLKTDGVMILLGAPAEPSPVAAFPLIMGRRSLVGSLVGGIKETQEMLDYCAEHNITSDVEVIDISQINEAYERTLAGDVHYRFVIDMASL